A single window of Thermodesulfobacteriota bacterium DNA harbors:
- a CDS encoding chorismate synthase yields the protein MNTFGKLFRITIIGKSHGEIVGVVIDGCPSGLPLSLEDFKEDLKRRMPDLKGVTQRKEEDVPLIKSGLYRGRTDGSPLVILFENKDVSSKSYEDLEHLPRPGHADFVAYKKYGGFNDPRGGGQFSGRLTVAICAAGVVAKKLIKPTTVHAELIEVGGRKDFIAAIEEAESVGDTLGGIVECTIKNVPPGLGEPFFDSFESLISHMVFSIPGVKGIEFGCGFDSSRMKGSEYNDEIISIDGKTKTNHSGGIQGGITNGNDVILRVVVRPTPSIRKKQWTLDLRTGQRTEIEIKGRHDTCFAIRIPVILEAACSIVLADLMLMEQKIRRVWHERG from the coding sequence ATGAACACGTTCGGAAAACTCTTCAGGATAACGATAATCGGCAAATCCCACGGAGAGATAGTTGGAGTGGTGATAGATGGATGTCCAAGCGGATTGCCGCTTAGTTTGGAAGACTTTAAAGAAGATTTAAAAAGAAGGATGCCAGATCTTAAAGGGGTGACCCAAAGGAAGGAGGAAGACGTTCCACTCATTAAGTCTGGACTTTACAGAGGAAGGACCGATGGCTCACCTTTAGTTATCCTTTTCGAAAATAAAGATGTGAGCTCAAAAAGCTATGAAGATCTCGAACATCTTCCAAGACCTGGACATGCGGACTTTGTAGCCTACAAAAAGTACGGAGGGTTTAACGATCCTAGGGGAGGTGGACAGTTCTCTGGAAGACTCACCGTGGCCATCTGTGCAGCCGGTGTTGTTGCGAAGAAGCTCATAAAGCCGACAACGGTCCATGCGGAACTCATCGAGGTAGGAGGAAGAAAAGATTTTATTGCGGCAATAGAAGAGGCAGAGAGTGTAGGAGATACGTTAGGTGGTATCGTAGAATGCACGATAAAGAACGTTCCACCGGGTCTTGGCGAACCATTCTTTGATAGTTTCGAGTCTCTAATAAGCCACATGGTTTTTTCGATTCCCGGGGTAAAAGGTATCGAGTTCGGCTGCGGGTTCGATTCATCTCGTATGAAAGGATCGGAATATAACGATGAGATAATATCCATTGATGGAAAGACGAAAACAAACCACTCAGGTGGTATCCAAGGCGGAATAACAAACGGAAATGATGTGATTTTGAGGGTAGTTGTAAGGCCGACCCCGAGTATAAGGAAGAAACAGTGGACCTTAGACTTAAGAACAGGCCAAAGAACCGAAATAGAAATTAAAGGAAGGCATGACACTTGTTTTGCCATAAGGATCCCTGTCATTTTGGAGGCCGCATGTAGCATAGTGCTTGCAGATCTTATGCTCATGGAACAGAAAATACGGAGGGTGTGGCATGAAAGAGGATGA
- the aroA gene encoding 3-phosphoshikimate 1-carboxyvinyltransferase: MDSIVIKKASISGEVIAPPSKSMTIRAVAASLLAKGRSTVINPSLCDDGIASISIMEKLGGTFKLEDGRILVEGTRGLEKNIKERVFNCQESGLCARMFIPICALRDEELILDGEGSLKERPIGRLEDLKEFNINCVSKNGYLPVKVRGRAKGKVATVDGSLTSQIISGLLFCLPLTENDSVLRIKEGKSKPYIRMTLDILRKAKVKFEADDDLSTIYIPGGQSFDPINYTVEKDWSSASFFLVGAAISGSIFVRDLAFDSEQADKRIIDVLKMCGAKVEITPYGVMVQKDRIRQFQFDTSDCPDLFPPLCVLAACAEGKSTIYGTHRQLHKESNRLSSMCTGFEKLGIKFEVTENKITIEGKKKIKGGTIDPKRDHRIAMAFAILGLRSSEGIEILNPGCTKKSYPGFFDELSRLTR, translated from the coding sequence GCAGTCGCTGCGAGTTTACTCGCCAAAGGAAGATCAACAGTCATCAATCCGTCCCTTTGTGATGATGGGATCGCATCAATTTCTATTATGGAAAAGCTAGGTGGTACTTTCAAGTTGGAGGACGGAAGAATCTTGGTGGAAGGAACAAGAGGTCTCGAAAAGAATATAAAGGAACGGGTCTTCAACTGCCAAGAGAGCGGGCTCTGTGCCCGTATGTTTATCCCTATCTGTGCTTTGAGGGATGAAGAGTTAATCTTGGATGGAGAAGGGAGCTTAAAGGAAAGACCGATTGGAAGATTAGAGGATCTTAAAGAATTCAATATCAATTGCGTAAGTAAAAACGGATATTTGCCCGTAAAAGTTAGGGGCAGGGCGAAAGGTAAAGTAGCAACGGTAGACGGAAGTCTAACTTCCCAGATCATCTCCGGACTTCTTTTTTGCTTACCGCTTACAGAGAATGACTCAGTCCTAAGGATAAAAGAGGGGAAAAGCAAGCCTTACATCCGCATGACGCTAGATATACTGAGGAAAGCGAAAGTCAAATTTGAGGCCGATGACGATCTATCCACCATCTATATTCCAGGCGGTCAGAGCTTCGATCCTATAAATTACACGGTCGAGAAAGACTGGTCATCCGCATCCTTTTTTTTAGTTGGCGCTGCCATCTCTGGAAGTATCTTTGTGAGAGATTTAGCATTCGACTCAGAACAGGCGGATAAAAGAATCATCGACGTTCTAAAAATGTGCGGTGCAAAAGTGGAGATTACGCCTTACGGCGTAATGGTTCAAAAGGATAGAATTAGACAATTCCAGTTCGACACTTCCGACTGTCCTGATCTTTTCCCTCCTCTTTGTGTTCTTGCCGCCTGTGCTGAGGGGAAAAGCACAATCTATGGCACCCATAGGCAGCTCCATAAGGAGAGTAATAGGCTTTCAAGCATGTGTACAGGATTTGAAAAGCTAGGGATCAAGTTCGAGGTTACGGAAAATAAGATAACGATAGAGGGCAAAAAAAAGATAAAGGGAGGAACGATAGATCCAAAAAGAGACCACAGAATTGCCATGGCCTTTGCAATACTGGGACTTAGAAGCTCAGAAGGAATTGAGATTCTAAATCCGGGATGCACGAAAAAGTCTTATCCGGGGTTTTTCGATGAACTTTCGAGGTTAACTAGATGA